GGGATGCCGGCCTGCCACAGCGCATCGACCTCGGCCAGGTAGGGCCGGTGTACCGCCAGCAGCGCCGCGCCGATCGACTGGCCGCCCAATTCGCGCGGGCACTCGGCGTAGCGGCCGCCGAATACGCGCCGTGCCAGCGAGTAGCCGTTGGTGTGCAGGCCGTTCGAGGGCAGCGCCAGAATCGCGTCGCCCACGGCCACGTTGCGCGGCAGCATGCGGGCGCGATCGGTCACGCCAACGATCGTGCCGGCCAGGTCGAACGCGCCGGCGTGGTACACATCCGGCATCTCGGCCGTCTCGCCGCCAAGCAACGCACAGCCTACCGCACGGCAGGCCGCTGCCACCCCGGCCACGATCGCCGCAACGTGCGCGGGGTCGATCCGCGCGACGGCGATATAGTCCATAAAAAACAGCGGCCGCGCGCCCTGGGCCAGGATGTCGTTGATGCAGTGATTGACCAGATCCTGGCCGACGGTGTCGTAGCGCCCCAGCTCTGCGGCGATCAGCGTCTTCGTGCCGACGCCATCGGTCGAGGCCACCAGCACGGCCGACTGCGCGGCGGGGCCGAGCGCAGCCGCCAGATCAAAACATCCGCCGAACGCGCCCATGCCGGCAAGCACAGCGGCAGTATGCGTCGAGCGGACGGCGTCGGCCATCAGTTGGGTGGCGCGCATTCCAGCATCGAGATCGACGCCGGATTGGCGATAGGTCGTCACAAACACTACTCCTTCACGGCGTGGCCAGCTATTGCCGCCAGAGTATACCACATCATACCCGTAAGATTTTCGTAACGATTCCACAAGCACTCGCTGCTAGGCTAGTGTAGGTTTCGCATCCCATAGCGATCTTGCCAAATCGTGAAGCCCGAGCATGTCGCGTGGCATTGCGCTAGGGATGCGCTGGATGGCCCACGCGCTTCCCGCAACACGAAGGAGAAAACCAATGCTGAATCGCGCGATGCTGATCGCGGGGCTGGCGGTGATCGTGCCGAGCCTGCTGGTGTTGATTGCCGTAGCGCTACTGGTGCGGCCGGCCAGCCTGGCTCAGCCGAAGCCGGCCGCACAGGCCGCCGTGCGGCCGGCCGGCGATGCCATGCCGGCTTCTGGCGCGGCGCAGCCCACCCTGGCACCGGCGCCTACACCCTTGCCGGCGGGGCCGCCCGCGCCCGGCTTCGACGGCGGCGGGGATTGGATCAACTCGCCGCCACTGCAGCTGGCCGATCTGAGCAAGCAGGGCAAGGTCGTGCTGGTCGATTTCTGGACGTACGGCTGCTACAATTGCCAGAACACGCTGCCATATGTTAAGCAGTGGTGGGAGAAGTATAAGGACCAGGGGTTAGTGATCGTGGGTGTCCACACGCCTGAGTTTCAGTCCGAGCACGAGCTTGCGAATGTGCAGGCGGCGGTGCGCGAGGCGGGGATCGGCTGGCCGGTGGTGCAAGACAACGACTACACGATCTGGCGGGCTTACCGCAACAACTACTGGCCGCGCTTCTACCTGGTCGATCACCGCGGGCAGATTATCTACGACCATATTGGCGAGGGCGCCTACGACGAGACCGACCGGCAGATTGCGGTGGCGCTGGCGGCAGCACAGGGGCATTAGCCACTGAAAGCGCGCACAGCGCACACCGCTGGTGCTGGCCGGCGCTAGCGCTTGCGCAGCAGCATGAACCCGGCGCCGATCAGCAACATCGGGAACACGAACTGACCGACGTTGAACAGATTCGCCAGGATCAACACGCCGATCCCCAGCAGGATGAAGCCGAACGCGCGCCCGCGCTTGCGTGACGCGGCCGGCACGTAGCCACCCGGCTGCTGGTAGTGCGCCGGCGGCACGGCCAGGTTCGCCTCGGTCGGGTCGATCCGCAGGTTGAGCGTCTTGCCGGTAGTTGGGTCGGGCACGATCGGCTGGCCGGTGATCGGGTCGTAGCGATACGCCTCGGGTGGCGGCACATCGGCGTAGGGCGGCGCGGCGCTGCGGCCCTGGCTGCTGGCAGCCTGGCCCTGGCGCAGCACCTCGCGTACCTCGCGGCTAAACTGCTGGCCAACCTGAGAAGCCTCTTCGCTGAACACCTCGGCGCGCCGGCGCCAGGCTTCGGCATCGTGTGGGAACAGCTGCGCGTTGTCGCCCTGCTCGCCAGCCTTCGGCATCACCAGCCAGAGAATCGGGTAGACCAGCAAACCCAGCCCGCTGGTGAGCGTCACCAGCACAAAGATCAGCCGCACGATCACCGGGTCGATCGCGAAATATTGCGCCAGGCCACCACAGACGCCTGCGACGATAATTTCATTGCGACTGCGCATCAGTCGTGGCTGCATATTAAACCTTCCTTTCGGCCGCTCGCGCGAGCGGCCAGGGTTTCTGCTTTGTTCTGGCGATACGACGCAGAAGGGTTAACAATTGTTGCAATGCCACCCTGCCAGCGCGCCCGGCT
The sequence above is drawn from the Candidatus Kouleothrix ribensis genome and encodes:
- a CDS encoding PspC domain-containing protein, whose product is MQPRLMRSRNEIIVAGVCGGLAQYFAIDPVIVRLIFVLVTLTSGLGLLVYPILWLVMPKAGEQGDNAQLFPHDAEAWRRRAEVFSEEASQVGQQFSREVREVLRQGQAASSQGRSAAPPYADVPPPEAYRYDPITGQPIVPDPTTGKTLNLRIDPTEANLAVPPAHYQQPGGYVPAASRKRGRAFGFILLGIGVLILANLFNVGQFVFPMLLIGAGFMLLRKR
- a CDS encoding phosphoribosylformylglycinamidine cyclo-ligase; translated protein: MTTYRQSGVDLDAGMRATQLMADAVRSTHTAAVLAGMGAFGGCFDLAAALGPAAQSAVLVASTDGVGTKTLIAAELGRYDTVGQDLVNHCINDILAQGARPLFFMDYIAVARIDPAHVAAIVAGVAAACRAVGCALLGGETAEMPDVYHAGAFDLAGTIVGVTDRARMLPRNVAVGDAILALPSNGLHTNGYSLARRVFGGRYAECPRELGGQSIGAALLAVHRPYLAEVDALWQAGIPINALAHITGGGLYDNLPRVLPAGAGAHLRHETWEVPPICELLVQQGQLSEREAFHALNMGLGMLVIVPRAAADAALRTLPEARQVGEVVQGSEVQLV
- a CDS encoding redoxin domain-containing protein translates to MPASGAAQPTLAPAPTPLPAGPPAPGFDGGGDWINSPPLQLADLSKQGKVVLVDFWTYGCYNCQNTLPYVKQWWEKYKDQGLVIVGVHTPEFQSEHELANVQAAVREAGIGWPVVQDNDYTIWRAYRNNYWPRFYLVDHRGQIIYDHIGEGAYDETDRQIAVALAAAQGH